In one Macaca nemestrina isolate mMacNem1 chromosome 2, mMacNem.hap1, whole genome shotgun sequence genomic region, the following are encoded:
- the NCBP2AS2 gene encoding protein NCBP2AS2 yields the protein MVLRRLLAALLHSPQLVERLSESRPIRRAAQLTAFALLQAQLRSQDAARRLQDLAAGPAGSLCRRAGRFRDTFTQELRRGLRGRSGPPPGSQRGPGANI from the coding sequence ATGGTGCTTCGGCGGCTGCTGGCGGCCCTGCTGCACAGCCCGCAGCTGGTGGAACGTCTGTCCGAGTCTCGGCCTATCCGACGTGCGGCGCAGCTCACGGCCTTCGCTCTGCTGCAGGCCCAGCTGCGGAGCCAGGACGCGGCCCGCCGCCTGCAGGACCTCGCGGCTGGCCCCGCAGGCTCCCTGTGCCGCCGCGCTGGGCGATTCAGAGACACCTTCACCCAGGAGCTACGCCGCGGCCTCCGTGGCCGTTCGGGGCCACCACCAGGTAGCCAGAGGGGCCCTGGCGCAAACATTTAA